From the Thermotoga sp. genome, one window contains:
- a CDS encoding TM0106 family RecB-like putative nuclease, translating to MIVDYRDLENFMMCPRKFCLSRELERPHLSVPENLLFVGFSLESPVIEGEFEGIRLISKPDLVVKERDGWKIVLKKRAKKFKEKYALEAAYHAFVFTRAGLIVEGVEVLSDSFSRRMENWRNLVPIIENILLEMVRISEDPDPKVGRHCRYCDFLEECEKRLLERKSILLVNGIGEETRRILRRMGIETLEDLSNADQRVLEKIFGREKGKRFILAARAFLENRVIMIEPPGDLPEGIVVDIEYYPTEERDFLYGFLMGDEYRYFLFEEEKDELAEFLDSLDNGVRFYHYHGPERRKILRMVENKKITLLDVFSILRRHFVFPVMSYSLKRIARYLGYKWRTSLNGYEIISLYENWRRTKNEEILKQMLLYNEDDVRATKRVLDFMRSHSSFS from the coding sequence GTGATAGTCGATTACAGAGACTTGGAGAACTTTATGATGTGTCCTAGAAAATTCTGCCTCAGCAGAGAGCTGGAACGCCCTCACTTGAGTGTTCCTGAAAATCTTCTGTTTGTGGGGTTTTCTCTGGAAAGCCCCGTCATCGAGGGTGAGTTTGAAGGCATACGGTTGATCTCGAAACCGGATCTGGTTGTGAAAGAACGAGATGGATGGAAGATTGTGTTGAAAAAGCGGGCAAAGAAGTTCAAGGAAAAATACGCCCTGGAAGCTGCCTATCATGCTTTCGTGTTCACGAGGGCTGGTTTGATCGTCGAGGGGGTAGAAGTTCTATCGGACAGCTTTTCGCGGAGGATGGAGAACTGGAGGAATCTGGTGCCGATTATTGAGAACATTTTGTTGGAGATGGTGAGAATCTCGGAAGATCCCGATCCGAAGGTAGGGAGGCATTGCAGATACTGTGATTTTCTTGAAGAGTGTGAAAAGAGGTTGCTCGAAAGGAAAAGTATTCTACTTGTGAATGGTATCGGTGAAGAGACGAGGAGAATCCTTCGCAGAATGGGAATAGAAACTCTGGAGGACCTTTCAAATGCTGATCAGAGAGTTCTGGAAAAGATCTTTGGAAGGGAGAAAGGAAAGAGGTTCATCCTGGCAGCTCGTGCCTTTCTCGAGAATCGGGTGATAATGATCGAACCTCCCGGGGACTTGCCAGAAGGGATAGTAGTGGATATAGAGTACTATCCAACCGAGGAGAGGGATTTTCTATACGGATTTTTGATGGGTGATGAATACAGGTACTTCCTGTTCGAGGAGGAAAAAGATGAACTAGCCGAATTTTTGGACTCCCTGGACAACGGTGTGAGGTTCTACCATTACCATGGTCCCGAGAGGCGAAAGATCCTGCGAATGGTTGAAAACAAAAAAATAACCTTGCTCGATGTCTTTTCTATCCTGAGGCGTCACTTTGTTTTCCCCGTTATGTCTTACTCTCTCAAAAGGATAGCCAGGTACCTCGGTTACAAGTGGAGAACATCTCTGAATGGCTATGAAATAATCTCACTTTACGAAAACTGGCGGAGGACAAAGAACGAGGAGATACTCAAACAGATGCTCCTCTACAACGAAGATGATGTGAGAGCAACGAAGAGAGTGCTGGATTTCATGAGATCTCACTCCTCCTTCTCGTAA
- a CDS encoding iron-containing alcohol dehydrogenase: protein MFKISCYLPTEIVFRVGAVDELGERTKKLGKKALIVTGRSSTKKTGLLQRVQDLLKRSRIESIVFDKIVPNPISDHVDEAAEIVRKEKVDFIVGLGGGSPIDSAKAISITAPNEGKFWDYVPVGGGKIPEKSIPVVAIPTTHGTGTEADPFAVITNPETKEKVGIGYRNTFPILSLIDPEVMKTLPKDQTAYTSMDAFYHAIEAFLNVNANPYSDVLALDAMKRIVTYLPVAYDNGEDIEARTNLTWASTEAGITETLTGVIANHALEHGLSGFYPEITHGLGLCITGPYLFEYIFDHVYGRLAIVGREVFGVYETDDKKAGRLAIKKLRDFQEMFGLNKRLSELGVKKEDIPKMAETGYRILNGVVIATPGNLTAKDMEEIFDRCY from the coding sequence ATGTTCAAGATATCTTGTTATCTTCCGACAGAAATCGTTTTCAGAGTGGGAGCGGTAGATGAGCTGGGAGAAAGAACGAAAAAACTTGGAAAAAAAGCGTTGATCGTCACTGGAAGATCCAGCACAAAAAAGACTGGTCTGCTTCAGCGGGTGCAGGATCTTCTCAAAAGGAGTAGAATAGAAAGCATCGTCTTCGACAAGATCGTTCCCAACCCGATCTCAGATCACGTCGATGAAGCAGCAGAAATTGTGAGAAAGGAGAAGGTAGATTTCATCGTAGGTCTCGGTGGGGGAAGCCCTATAGACAGCGCAAAAGCGATTTCTATCACCGCTCCGAACGAAGGAAAGTTCTGGGATTACGTTCCCGTGGGAGGAGGAAAGATTCCCGAGAAGTCCATCCCCGTCGTTGCGATTCCCACTACCCATGGTACTGGCACAGAAGCTGATCCGTTCGCTGTCATCACGAATCCAGAGACGAAAGAAAAGGTGGGGATCGGGTACAGAAACACTTTCCCGATCTTGTCGCTCATCGATCCCGAAGTGATGAAGACTCTTCCCAAAGATCAGACCGCCTACACCTCAATGGACGCTTTCTATCACGCGATAGAGGCCTTTCTGAATGTGAACGCAAACCCCTATTCGGATGTCCTCGCACTGGACGCCATGAAAAGAATCGTGACGTATCTCCCCGTTGCTTACGATAACGGAGAAGACATAGAAGCCAGGACAAACCTCACGTGGGCCAGCACCGAAGCCGGTATCACAGAAACATTGACCGGTGTCATTGCAAACCACGCACTGGAACATGGTCTCAGTGGTTTCTATCCGGAGATCACCCACGGTCTTGGGTTGTGTATCACGGGACCTTATCTATTCGAGTACATATTTGATCATGTGTACGGAAGGCTCGCCATCGTGGGAAGAGAAGTATTCGGTGTATATGAAACAGACGATAAAAAAGCCGGAAGACTTGCCATCAAGAAACTCAGGGATTTCCAGGAAATGTTCGGGCTGAACAAACGTCTCAGCGAGCTCGGTGTGAAAAAAGAAGACATACCCAAGATGGCAGAAACCGGTTATCGAATTCTGAACGGAGTGGTGATAGCAACACCAGGAAACCTGACAGCAAAGGATATGGAAGAGATATTCGACAGATGTTATTGA
- a CDS encoding radical SAM protein, which yields MYREKLKRIEEIEDTLWENLRECRLCPKKCGVNRYREVGFCGLYALPKISNAVLHFGEEPPISGKGGAGTIFFSGCNMRCVYCQNMGFSQRGVGTEIRVDDLAEIFLIFQERGAKTLNLVTPTPHLPFIVSALKIAIKEGLELPIVYNTSGYEDPEILKFLEDIVDIYLSDVRYSNNEASLKYSKTPNYWSVVQKATIEMFRQVGPFNEKKMKGLIIRMLVLPGNVVDYSEVFSFLSSLSTRIPLSIMNQYIPHFDARKFPEINRKLRQEEYEKILKLAEEFGFIEGWYQSEEKERVTAKGVEEITEKLRFLRINFDNRR from the coding sequence ATGTACCGGGAGAAACTGAAGAGAATCGAGGAGATTGAAGATACTCTGTGGGAAAACTTGAGAGAATGTCGACTCTGTCCCAAAAAGTGTGGAGTCAACAGGTACAGAGAAGTTGGTTTCTGTGGTCTCTACGCCCTTCCAAAGATATCAAACGCCGTCTTGCATTTTGGAGAAGAGCCACCCATCTCTGGAAAAGGTGGTGCCGGAACGATCTTTTTCAGTGGGTGTAACATGAGGTGCGTCTACTGTCAAAACATGGGATTTAGTCAGAGAGGTGTCGGAACGGAGATCAGGGTGGATGATCTTGCAGAGATATTCCTCATCTTTCAGGAACGTGGTGCGAAGACCCTAAACCTCGTCACCCCCACACCGCATCTGCCGTTCATAGTGTCGGCTCTGAAGATTGCGATCAAAGAGGGGCTGGAACTTCCTATCGTTTACAACACCAGCGGGTACGAAGATCCAGAGATACTCAAATTTCTGGAAGACATCGTGGACATCTATCTTTCCGATGTGAGGTATTCGAACAACGAAGCATCTCTGAAATACTCAAAAACCCCGAATTACTGGTCAGTGGTTCAAAAAGCAACAATCGAGATGTTCAGACAGGTGGGTCCTTTCAACGAGAAAAAGATGAAAGGTCTCATAATCAGAATGCTCGTTCTTCCCGGAAACGTTGTAGATTATTCAGAGGTCTTTTCCTTTCTCTCAAGTCTCTCCACAAGGATCCCTCTTTCCATAATGAATCAGTACATACCTCATTTCGACGCCAGAAAATTTCCTGAAATAAATAGGAAACTCCGCCAGGAAGAGTATGAAAAAATTTTGAAACTGGCAGAGGAATTCGGTTTCATCGAAGGGTGGTACCAGTCCGAAGAAAAAGAAAGGGTCACCGCCAAGGGAGTGGAGGAAATCACTGAAAAACTGAGATTTCTGAGGATAAATTTCGATAATCGCCGTTAA
- a CDS encoding ABC transporter permease, with product MRGRLWAFLVPLFSVIIALLIAAAVIVMIGQNPVTAYKAMIEGAFGDLQALADTIIKTTPLILTGLAVGFGFRAGLFNIGAEGQMIMGAILATVVGMNMRGVPPSLAIPLTMIAGMIGGAAWASIAGYLKAKTGAHEVVTTIMLNWIATYISSYLITGPLAVGSGTPKSPEIAPSAKLPPIVTVGALEMTSGIVISIIAAIVIYIVLEKTKTGYEVKATGFNPYAAEYGGISISKNTVMSMAISGALAGLAGALEVMGLHHRFLGTLSGGKGFDGISIALIGQNHPIGIIFASFLIASLRTGSSNMQFVGVPKHIVTIIQGIVIFLVAADRIVKTLLRAKKVRR from the coding sequence GCTCTCTTGATAGCAGCCGCCGTGATCGTGATGATAGGACAAAACCCTGTAACAGCCTACAAGGCCATGATAGAAGGAGCTTTCGGGGATCTTCAGGCTCTTGCAGATACAATTATAAAGACCACCCCGTTGATATTGACGGGACTCGCTGTTGGATTCGGCTTCAGGGCAGGCCTTTTCAACATCGGAGCAGAAGGACAGATGATAATGGGTGCCATACTTGCCACAGTGGTCGGGATGAATATGAGAGGCGTTCCACCATCGCTTGCCATTCCGTTGACGATGATCGCCGGTATGATAGGTGGTGCAGCGTGGGCATCCATAGCGGGGTATCTAAAAGCGAAAACGGGCGCTCACGAGGTCGTCACCACCATCATGCTGAACTGGATAGCGACTTACATCTCCTCCTATCTCATCACCGGACCGCTGGCAGTCGGCTCTGGGACTCCAAAAAGTCCAGAGATTGCTCCTTCTGCAAAACTTCCCCCTATCGTCACCGTTGGAGCCCTCGAGATGACATCCGGTATTGTGATTTCAATCATCGCGGCTATTGTGATATACATCGTTCTTGAGAAAACGAAGACCGGCTACGAAGTCAAAGCAACCGGATTCAACCCCTATGCCGCTGAGTACGGTGGAATAAGTATTTCGAAGAACACTGTCATGTCCATGGCGATAAGTGGGGCACTGGCTGGACTTGCAGGGGCTCTCGAGGTCATGGGGCTTCACCATCGATTTCTTGGAACTCTCTCCGGTGGCAAGGGCTTCGATGGGATATCAATCGCCCTGATCGGTCAAAATCATCCCATCGGAATAATCTTCGCCTCTTTTCTCATTGCTTCCCTCAGGACAGGATCTAGCAACATGCAGTTTGTCGGTGTTCCAAAACACATCGTTACCATCATACAGGGTATCGTGATATTTCTCGTCGCTGCCGACAGGATCGTCAAAACTTTGCTCAGAGCCAAGAAGGTGAGAAGATGA
- a CDS encoding ABC transporter permease — MAAKFKQKAFRELGPLVALISLAVFTAILNPRFLTTFNLQALGRQIAIFGLLAIGETFVIISGGGAIDLSPGSMVALTGVMVAWLMTHGVPVWISLILILLFSIGVGAWHGLFVTKLKVPAFIITLGTLTIARGMAAVITKGWPIIGLPSSFLKIGQGEVLKIPIPVWILIAVAFVTDFFLRKTVYGKHLRASGGNEIAARFSGVNVDRVRMIAFMTSGLLAGLVGIIIAARLSQGQPGVGSMYELYAIASTVIGGTSLTGGEGSVLGAIIGASIISLLWNALVLLNVSTYWHNVVIGIVIVVAVTLDILRRRLAGR, encoded by the coding sequence TTGGCAGCAAAATTCAAGCAAAAAGCTTTCAGAGAACTTGGACCTCTTGTTGCACTCATCAGCCTCGCCGTCTTCACAGCCATACTGAATCCACGCTTTCTGACAACGTTCAACCTTCAGGCCCTTGGAAGACAGATCGCCATCTTTGGTCTTCTGGCGATCGGGGAGACCTTTGTGATCATCTCTGGAGGAGGAGCCATCGACCTTTCTCCCGGCTCCATGGTGGCGCTGACGGGAGTTATGGTCGCCTGGCTCATGACACACGGAGTTCCCGTGTGGATATCTCTGATCCTCATACTCCTCTTCTCCATTGGAGTTGGAGCGTGGCATGGGTTGTTTGTGACCAAGCTCAAAGTTCCTGCTTTCATCATCACACTCGGTACTCTGACGATCGCCCGCGGTATGGCGGCCGTGATCACGAAAGGTTGGCCCATCATAGGTCTTCCTTCGTCCTTCCTTAAAATCGGACAGGGTGAGGTTTTGAAAATCCCGATTCCTGTGTGGATACTGATAGCTGTCGCCTTTGTTACCGATTTCTTCCTCAGAAAAACAGTCTATGGAAAGCATCTGAGGGCATCCGGTGGAAACGAAATTGCAGCGAGATTCTCGGGTGTCAACGTAGACAGAGTAAGAATGATCGCTTTCATGACATCTGGTTTACTCGCCGGGTTGGTGGGAATCATTATCGCCGCAAGACTTTCTCAGGGACAACCAGGTGTTGGTAGCATGTACGAACTCTACGCCATAGCCTCCACCGTGATTGGCGGAACGAGCCTCACAGGAGGAGAAGGAAGTGTTCTGGGAGCTATCATAGGTGCTAGCATCATCAGCCTTCTCTGGAACGCACTTGTTCTTCTAAACGTTTCTACATACTGGCACAACGTAGTTATCGGTATCGTCATTGTCGTGGCAGTAACGCTCGATATCCTCAGAAGGAGACTTGCAGGCAGATGA
- the murA gene encoding UDP-N-acetylglucosamine 1-carboxyvinyltransferase yields MGKFLVQGETTLRGEVEISGSKNAALPIMAASILCDEEIFLENIPKLQDVFVMRDILTSIGFEVTFDGNSLTVKRVKDISQEVPYEPVRKMRASFNVLGPIAARTGRARVALPGGCSIGVRPVDFHLEGLKRLGFSIKVEHGFVEAMLEKRVDDVTITLPFPSVGATEHLMTTASLLNRTRVVIENAAMEPEIVDLQNFLNAMGGNVKGAGTSRIEIFGVKKMKGTQYRIIPDRIEAGTYLIAIAASRGEGLVKNVRPDHLMNFLEKLEQTGTRLRIYSDSIEISMKGRQKAVDITTNPYPGFPTDLQPQMMVYLSVAKGVSVITENVFKTRFLHVDELKRMGADIEVSGNVAIVRGVEKLSGAPVEGTDLRATAALLIAGIIAEGSTEISSVEHIFRGYENVMEKLGKLGAKIEYVPGETEENRGD; encoded by the coding sequence TTGGGTAAATTCCTAGTTCAAGGGGAAACGACCCTCAGAGGTGAAGTGGAAATATCTGGATCCAAAAACGCTGCCTTACCTATAATGGCGGCATCTATTTTGTGCGATGAAGAAATATTTCTTGAGAACATCCCAAAACTTCAGGACGTTTTCGTTATGAGAGATATCCTGACCTCGATCGGTTTCGAAGTCACATTCGATGGCAACAGTCTCACCGTGAAAAGGGTGAAAGATATATCCCAAGAGGTACCCTACGAACCGGTCAGAAAGATGCGAGCGTCCTTCAACGTACTCGGACCGATAGCCGCAAGAACAGGAAGGGCAAGAGTTGCTCTACCTGGTGGGTGTTCCATAGGTGTGAGACCCGTCGACTTTCACCTGGAAGGTCTCAAAAGACTCGGTTTTTCCATAAAGGTGGAGCACGGTTTTGTTGAAGCCATGCTCGAAAAAAGGGTGGATGATGTTACGATCACACTTCCGTTTCCGAGTGTTGGAGCAACGGAGCACCTCATGACAACCGCCTCTCTTTTGAACAGAACGCGTGTTGTTATAGAAAACGCCGCCATGGAACCAGAGATCGTCGACCTTCAGAACTTTCTGAACGCGATGGGAGGTAATGTAAAAGGAGCTGGTACCAGTCGTATAGAAATCTTCGGAGTCAAGAAGATGAAAGGGACTCAATACAGAATCATTCCAGACCGAATAGAAGCGGGGACATACCTGATTGCCATCGCCGCGAGCAGAGGAGAAGGTCTGGTGAAGAACGTGAGACCTGACCACCTCATGAACTTTCTCGAAAAACTGGAGCAAACGGGTACCAGACTGAGAATCTACAGCGATTCTATAGAGATCAGCATGAAGGGAAGACAAAAAGCAGTGGACATCACCACGAATCCCTACCCAGGTTTTCCCACTGATCTTCAACCCCAGATGATGGTGTACCTTTCTGTGGCAAAAGGAGTCTCCGTCATCACAGAAAACGTATTCAAAACGAGATTTCTCCACGTCGATGAACTGAAGAGAATGGGGGCAGACATAGAGGTATCCGGAAACGTTGCCATAGTGAGAGGAGTGGAAAAGCTTAGCGGTGCTCCCGTTGAAGGAACCGACCTCAGGGCAACGGCGGCCCTGCTCATAGCAGGGATCATCGCAGAAGGTTCAACAGAGATAAGCAGCGTTGAACATATTTTCAGAGGATACGAGAATGTCATGGAAAAGCTTGGAAAACTGGGAGCAAAGATCGAGTATGTACCGGGAGAAACTGAAGAGAATCGAGGAGATTGA
- a CDS encoding ROK family transcriptional regulator codes for MKYNSPRIKILNKKNILKVIHENHPLSRSDISEITGLTPSSVTRLTKELIDEGYIREIGTMGKSTPGRRRVLLDLKKGAFLSLVFDIGVNITTYGIGFFDGEVELRGTFDTPKEPEEFFKMVKEIYERVSRERRISRISLSIPGMVDMEEKKILLAPNLEWENVSIEKLLEVDVPVLADNEANLSMLAEKYHSEDLRNVEEAVFIIIREGVGTGLMIDGKIFRGPSFTAGEAGHMTVNMYSDRQCHCSNWGCWELVSSINWAIDQYGRELEGRNAIEKFQALKQKNDARRVLTRFAENIAVGIVNLVNILNPELVILGGEVVDLGESFLSIIKDYVHQRALKSAVKRLRIRPTIFRNISPNLVGAAVLAVEDIIEEVQ; via the coding sequence TTGAAATACAACTCACCGAGGATAAAGATCCTTAACAAAAAAAACATCCTCAAAGTGATCCATGAAAATCATCCTCTCTCCAGGTCGGACATATCAGAGATCACAGGTCTCACCCCAAGTAGTGTGACGAGACTGACTAAAGAGCTCATAGACGAAGGGTACATAAGAGAGATCGGAACGATGGGAAAAAGCACTCCGGGAAGGCGCAGGGTACTTCTTGATCTGAAAAAAGGAGCCTTTCTGAGTCTTGTTTTCGACATAGGGGTGAACATCACCACCTATGGTATCGGTTTTTTCGATGGAGAAGTGGAACTTCGAGGTACGTTCGACACGCCAAAAGAGCCAGAAGAGTTCTTCAAAATGGTGAAAGAGATATACGAACGCGTTTCACGTGAGCGCAGAATCTCAAGGATCTCACTTTCCATTCCAGGAATGGTGGACATGGAGGAGAAAAAAATTCTTCTCGCTCCAAATCTCGAGTGGGAGAACGTGAGCATAGAAAAACTTCTGGAGGTTGACGTTCCTGTCCTTGCGGACAACGAAGCAAACCTCTCCATGCTCGCTGAAAAGTACCATTCCGAGGATCTGAGGAACGTGGAAGAAGCAGTTTTCATAATCATCAGAGAAGGTGTTGGAACTGGATTGATGATTGACGGGAAGATCTTCAGAGGTCCTTCTTTCACAGCAGGCGAAGCGGGGCACATGACTGTGAACATGTACTCTGATAGACAATGTCACTGTTCCAACTGGGGATGTTGGGAGCTAGTCTCATCAATAAACTGGGCAATCGATCAGTATGGGAGGGAACTAGAGGGCAGAAACGCTATCGAGAAATTTCAAGCACTAAAGCAAAAAAACGATGCTCGAAGAGTGCTGACCCGGTTCGCAGAGAACATCGCTGTTGGGATCGTCAACCTTGTGAACATACTGAATCCGGAGCTTGTCATCCTCGGTGGGGAAGTCGTGGACCTCGGGGAAAGTTTCCTTTCCATCATAAAGGATTACGTGCATCAGAGGGCCTTGAAGTCGGCCGTGAAGAGATTGAGGATAAGGCCCACCATTTTCAGAAACATCAGTCCGAACCTCGTTGGCGCGGCTGTGCTGGCTGTGGAAGACATCATAGAAGAGGTCCAATGA
- a CDS encoding polysaccharide deacetylase family protein, with product MKLIALTFDDGPDTKLMLEVLDVLEEHGIVTTFFPVGQRLNESTLPILERMISMGGELRNHSWNYEPLDKVDLEYTGKNLAFSGH from the coding sequence ATGAAACTGATAGCATTGACTTTTGACGATGGCCCGGACACGAAACTCATGTTGGAGGTACTGGACGTGCTAGAAGAACACGGTATTGTGACCACTTTCTTCCCTGTAGGACAGAGACTAAACGAAAGCACACTACCGATCCTTGAAAGGATGATATCCATGGGGGGAGAGCTGAGAAATCATTCGTGGAACTATGAGCCTTTGGACAAGGTTGATCTTGAATACACGGGAAAAAATCTCGCTTTTTCAGGACAC
- a CDS encoding ABC transporter permease, translated as MKILEGLWNIFTNPLFYKLTLTASTPLLFASLGGVFSEITGVVNIALEGIMLLGAFSSVVIAYYTGSAWLGFLLSIPIGIGFSWFHAWASIKWRGNQIVSATALILVAQGLTGFLMEPIFGQPGQTPYVGRIDEINIPGVSNIPFLGEAIGTISPIVLLAFALVAFTWFLIYKTPLGLRMRAVGENPEAADTLGVNVFKIRYFGVLMSGALASMGGAFLSIGEVGNFRELMTGGRGFIALAAMILGNWNPIGAMWACLLFGMSEALANQFQSSHLLNVSATVKPLFNLFPFIVTLVVVAGLIGRTRPPAADGVPYEKEE; from the coding sequence ATGAAGATCCTCGAAGGCCTGTGGAATATATTCACGAACCCCCTCTTCTACAAGCTCACACTCACCGCCTCGACTCCTCTTCTTTTCGCCTCGCTTGGGGGAGTGTTCAGTGAAATCACGGGGGTTGTAAACATCGCCCTGGAAGGTATCATGCTACTGGGTGCCTTCTCTTCTGTGGTGATTGCTTACTACACCGGAAGCGCTTGGCTCGGATTCTTGCTCTCTATTCCCATTGGCATTGGTTTTTCCTGGTTCCACGCCTGGGCGAGTATCAAATGGAGAGGAAATCAAATAGTGAGCGCCACCGCTTTAATCCTTGTTGCACAGGGGTTGACAGGATTTCTCATGGAACCAATATTCGGCCAGCCGGGTCAAACTCCCTACGTTGGCAGGATCGATGAAATAAACATTCCTGGTGTTTCGAACATCCCGTTCCTCGGGGAAGCGATCGGCACCATCAGTCCCATAGTCCTTCTTGCCTTCGCCTTGGTGGCTTTCACGTGGTTTCTGATATACAAAACACCCCTCGGTCTGAGAATGAGAGCGGTGGGGGAAAACCCGGAAGCAGCAGACACCCTCGGTGTTAACGTCTTCAAAATCAGGTACTTTGGAGTACTCATGAGCGGGGCATTGGCTTCTATGGGAGGAGCCTTCCTCTCAATAGGTGAAGTGGGAAATTTCAGAGAACTCATGACGGGTGGAAGGGGATTCATCGCTCTGGCCGCCATGATACTTGGTAACTGGAACCCCATCGGTGCTATGTGGGCGTGTCTTCTTTTTGGCATGTCCGAGGCTCTTGCTAATCAATTCCAGAGTAGCCACTTGCTCAACGTATCGGCGACTGTCAAACCTCTTTTTAACCTTTTTCCATTCATCGTCACCCTCGTGGTTGTGGCGGGTCTGATCGGGAGAACCAGACCACCTGCAGCCGATGGTGTTCCTTACGAGAAGGAGGAGTGA
- a CDS encoding diguanylate cyclase, whose product MSGHAELLKRIEELEKKLKQCQEREKELESLIEEYNEVLKKQFQVFDDFFEKLGTKKMIDPLTRVYSKDHFLRLLSYQHQRSFEENIPYTIFFVKVQSRGEEKESTLMRVGKVLKECVRVPLDSVGRYSEDIFALFVVDVPKSVAPKIAERIENFIKDIPVEYKIAFKSYPKDFMDLEKAVSELKKAVS is encoded by the coding sequence GTGAGCGGCCATGCGGAACTTCTGAAAAGAATCGAAGAGCTCGAAAAGAAGCTCAAGCAATGTCAAGAAAGGGAGAAAGAGTTGGAATCACTCATCGAAGAGTACAACGAAGTACTGAAAAAGCAGTTCCAGGTCTTCGATGACTTCTTCGAAAAGCTCGGAACTAAAAAGATGATCGATCCACTGACGAGAGTTTACTCGAAAGATCACTTTCTGAGGCTTCTTTCTTACCAGCATCAAAGATCATTCGAGGAGAACATACCGTACACGATCTTCTTCGTGAAAGTACAATCCCGTGGTGAGGAGAAGGAAAGCACACTCATGAGGGTGGGGAAAGTTCTGAAAGAGTGTGTAAGAGTACCGCTCGACAGCGTTGGAAGGTACTCCGAAGACATCTTCGCTCTCTTCGTCGTTGATGTGCCGAAGAGTGTGGCGCCGAAGATCGCAGAAAGGATCGAAAACTTCATCAAGGATATACCGGTAGAGTACAAAATCGCTTTTAAAAGTTATCCGAAGGATTTCATGGATTTGGAGAAAGCAGTTTCTGAGCTAAAAAAGGCGGTGTCATAA